In Anas acuta chromosome 5, bAnaAcu1.1, whole genome shotgun sequence, a single window of DNA contains:
- the SIGIRR gene encoding single Ig IL-1-related receptor, producing the protein MAALCSVPPELLAPAANETLVLALGSRIALNCTVRWAATEHCKPVSSWTKDGQWLGSESSQDTTWFGQNASEHLLATVLQVNLTHDADFGVFACWVSNATATFTLRREEAAGHVSAVLAALMVLALLVLLAGLYVRCRLSVLLWYRNRYGELEINDGKLYDAYVSHATAPDDRKFVHFIVKPQLENRYGYKLFLDEQNILPNAEPSADLIMNVSRCRRLIVVLSVAYLEQDWCNSSFREGLWRLLELSKKPIFIVFESQYREITHPAISLLKQHRNLVTLLVWRAGSMTPSSDFWKELCLALPRKVSFQRTMGDPQTQLQEDKDPMLILHSSYLDSRGDPHPDGDLGAGLRGYLFRGPPPPHVSSLGVPAALAAGPPEDTQQRDGHRAEIDISDLGSRNYGARTDFYCLVTEDDI; encoded by the exons ATGGCAG ccctttGCAGCGTGCCTCCTGAACTTCTTGCGCCTGCTGCTAATGAGACACTGGTGCTGGCGCTGGGGAGCCGGATAGCCCTGAACTGCACCGTGCGCTGGGCAGCCACCGAGCACTGCAAGCCTGTCTCCTCCTGGACCAAAGACGGGCAGTGGCTGGGCAGCGAGAGCAGCCAAGACACCACTTG GTTTGGCCAAAATGCCTCGGAGCACCTCCTCGCCACCGTCCTGCAGGTCAACCTCACGCATGACGCTGACTTCGGGGTGTTTGCCTGCTGGGTCAGCAACGCCACGGCCACCTTCACCCTGCGGCGAGAGG AGGCCGCGGGGCACGTGAGTGCGGTGCTGGCAGCCCTCATGGTCCTGgccctcctggtgctgctggcggGGCTCTACGTCAGGTGCCGCCTGAGCGTGCTCCTCTGGTACAGGAACCGCTACGGCGAGCTGGAGATAAACG ACGGGAAGCTGTATGATGCCTACGTGTCCCACGCCACCGCCCCGGATGACCGCAAGTTCGTCCACTTCATCGTGAAGCCACAGCTGGAGAACCGCTATGGCTACAAGCTCTTCCTGGACGAGCAGAACATCCTGCCCAACGCTG AGCCATCAGCCGACCTGATCATGAACGTAAGTCGGTGCCGGCGCCTCATCGTAGTCCTCTCCGTGGCCTATCTGGAGCAAGACTGGTGCAACAGCAGCTTCAG GGAAGGCCTTTGGAGGTTGCTGGAGCTCTCCAAGAAACCCATCTTCATCGTCTTCGAGAGCCAGTACCGGGAGATCACGCACCCTGCCATCAGCCTGCTGAAGCAGCACAGGAACCTGGTGACCTTGCTGGTGTGGCGTGCTGGCTCCATG ACCCCGTCATCGGACTTCTGGAAAGAGCTGTGCCTGGCCCTGCCCCGCAAGGTGTCCTTCCAGAGGACCATGGGGGACCCGCagacccagctgcaggaggacaaGGACCCCATGCTGATCCTGCACAGCAGCTACCTGGACAGCCGTGGGGACCCCCACCCCGACGGAGACCTGGGTGCAG GCCTCCGTGGATACCTTTTCAGAGGACCCCCACCTCCCCACGTCAGCAGCCTCGGGGTGCCCGCAGCTTTGGCCGCCGGCCCGCCGGAGGACACGCAGCAGAGGGACGGGCACAGAGCCGAGATCGACATCTCAGACCTGGGCTCGCGCAACTACGGCGCCCGCACAGACTTCTACTGCCTGGTGACGGAGGATGACATCTGA